The following is a genomic window from Candidatus Bathyarchaeota archaeon.
TATGCTAGAGAAATGTATGAAAGAAACGCATCTAAGATAATAACAATTGCATGCATACATCGCACTGGTAGCTTGCTTTAATGTTGGTGAGGATGTTTTTCTCTCGTCGCCTTTCCAGTTATTTTCGAAGCGTTGGCAGGTTGTATTTTATGAATTTTCTGAGGGTTGTTGAGGGGTTTTGCCCCACTAGCCATGCATGCATTTACCGATATGGCGTCGCAGAAGACTAGTACGAAGAAACTTGTTTGAGCTCATGAGCTGACGCGGAACTCAGCGCGTGGAGACTTCCATGGTGTATCAGCTTTGAAAAATCTATCTCCTAAAAGAGGATTCCACCACCATTTGTTACTTTTATACCAATCAAGCGTTTTTTCTAGACCTCTAGAGAATGCGAACGTTGCTTTCCAGCCAAGAGCTCCTATTTTAGTAATATTAAGTGAATATCTACGATCATGACCTGGTCTGTCGGGTACGTGTTTTATTAAGCCCTCTGATCTATTCAACATTCTCAAAATCTTCATTACGATTTCAATGTTCATGAGTTCCTCGCTCGAAGCGATGTTGTATATTTCTCCATCTTTTCCTTTTTGAGCCACTAAATCTATAGCCGCGCAGTTGTCTGTGACATAAAGCCAATCTCTTACCTGTCTCCCGTCACCATAGATGGGTAGAGGTTGGTTGTGGAGGGCGCGCAGTATTAGCTTGGGGATTAGTTTTTCGGGGTATTGGAATGGTCCGTAATTGTTGGAGCTGCGGGTGACAATCACTGGGAGTCCGTATGTTTTATGGAAGGCCAAGGCAATGTGATCGCCTGAGGCTTTGCTTGCAGAGTAGGGACTGGATGGGTCTAGAATGTCTGTTTCTTTGAAAGATCCGTTCTTTATGCTGCCGTAGACTTCGTCGGTGGAAATTTGCACAAATCTTTTGACTTCGAATCTTCTTGCGGCGTCTAGGAGGATGTAAGTTCCGTATGCGTCAGTCAAAACAAAGGAACCTGCCTCTGCAACACTTCTATCAACGTGGGTTTCAGCCGCGAAATTTATTATCAAGTCAAATTTCTCTTTCACTAAGGGCTCTACTGCTTTTCTGTCTCGAATATCTCCGTGAATGAATCTGTAACGTGAATCGTCTTTTACATCTTGCAAATTTTCAAGTCTACCCGCGTAGGTAAGCAGGTCAAAATTGACGATTTCTATGTCTTCATGGTTTGATAACATGTGTCTTGTGAAGTTGCTGCCGATGAAGCCTGCTCCGCCTGTAACTAAGACTCTCATTACTCTTTTTCACCCGTGTTTTAGCCATGGTGCAAGTTTCCAGTCATAAGGAATCTTCTCGGTGTCTGGGGGTAATCGGTGTTCGTCTGGTTTCTTGTAGTTGTATAGATTAGTGGGTACATTCATGACGAGGGCGGTTTCTTCGCCTATTGCTTTGAATCCATGCCAGACTTGGGGCGGTATCTTAACGAGTAGAGGGTTTTTTTCGCCGATGACGAACTCGTTGATTTCTCCTTTGGTTTTCGAATTTTTTCTGCCATCGCATAGAACGAGTTTAACCATTCCTTTTACGCAGGCTATGTTGTCTGTTTGTTTTTTATGCATGTGCCAAGCCTTCACCACTTCTGGATAGGCTGCGGTGACGTAGGCTTGGGCGAATTTTTCGAATAATTCCCAGTCGCTTCTGAGGACCTCCATTAACCAGCCTCTTTCATCTGCAATTAGCCTCAGTTGCCTTGTAACTACTCCTTCAATCAATTACAACGCCTCACAAAACTATTCTTGAATATTCACCTACAACAAGTCTATAGCCTTTTGGGCTTTTCTGATTTGTAGTTAACGTTGTCCCAGCTCCTACGAGGCTGTCGGTTATTTTGCCTTCAATTTCCACGTAGCAGTCATCCATGACGATCGAGTTTTCTATTTCTCCTCTTTCGATTTTTACGTTGTTTCCTATGCTTGTGTAAGGACCTATGTAGACATGTTCTCCTATGATTGCGTTTTTGCCGATTATAGCAGGCCCCCTCACTAAAGCGCCACGCTTGACGACTGTCTCTTTTCCTATGGATACTCTCCCTTGGATGGAGGATTTTTCTTCAACGATGCCATCTATTTTCTTTTCAAGGTCGTCAAGGACCAGTTGATTTGCTTCCAGTATGTCTTCCACCGTTCCAGTGTCCTTCCACCATCCTGTTACAAACTTGTAGCCAACTCTGTATCCTGCATCTAGTAAGCCTTGTAGTGCCTCGGTGATTTCTAGTTCTCCCCTCCAAGAAGACTTCAAACCCTTTATCATTTTGAAAATTACGGGCGTGAGAAAGTATATTCCAGTGAGAGCGTAGTTGCTTGGTGGTTTTTTCGGTTTTTCAATTAGCTTAACCAGTTTTTCATTTTTGTCAAATTCAGCTACCCCGAACTGCCGAGGGTTCTCGACTTCACACAGAAGAATCATTGCATCGTAGTTTGAATTCCTAAATTCTTTCGTATACTCTGCAATCTTACCTTTCAACAAGTTGTCGCCAAGATACACGATGAAAGGGCTATCGCCAACAAAGTCTTCTGTGAGGCTGACTGCTTGAGCTATTCCACCAGGTTTTTTTTGGTGAATGTAGGTTGTTTTTACGCCGAACTCTCTGCCGTCCCTGTAGTAGTTTTCGACTTTTTCTGGCAAAATGTCTCCAACTACAATCGCAATCTCGCCTACACCCGAATCTCTCAAGTCTTCTAAAACATATTGTGACATTGGCTTGTTCGCCACAGGGATTAGCTGTTTTGGACCTGTATGGGTTAGCGGTCTAAGTCTTGTCCCGTGACCCCCATGCAAGATAATCCCTTTTATTTTGTCTTTGCCCAATTTCTTTTCATCTCCTTCAAACCCTGCGCAACCCCTAAAAGCTCCATATCTATCTTTTTTCTGACTTTATCTACACATAATGATGAGTCTTTCGGTCTCTTCGCTACCCAAGCTTTCAATTCACTCATCTTAATTGGTTGTATAAAACCCGCATCGAAGTTAAAGGTTTCAGCAATCTCTAAGGCAAATTCATATCGGCTTATACGCTCACTTCCAGCAGTGTGATATACACCCTCCAGTTTTTTATCGATTATTTCAAGAATAACATCAGCCAAGTTTTCAGCAAGAGTTGGAGAATTATAATGGTCTTCCACGACTGTAAGTGGTTTTCCTTCCGTCAAAGTTGCTATCACCCACTTTGCGAAATTCGGTTTCTCTGGATGCACACCATACAAGACGCTTGTTCTTACAATAACAAAACTTTCGCAAAGCTCTGCAACATATTTTTCTCCCATTAACTTCGTCAAGCCATAATAGTTAACGGGGTTCGGCTCATCCTCTTCAACGTATAGCCCTTTTTCACCATCAAACACGTAATCGGTTGAAACATAAACGCTTCTAGCATCCACTTCCTTGCATGTCTCCGCCACAATCTTTGTCCCTTCAGCATTCACCCTAAACGCGTGATCCTTGTTGCTCTCGCATTTGTCAACGTTTGTCTCCGCGGCTGTGTGGATTACGATGTCTGGCTTAACTTTGCCAAAAACACGTCGCACTTCATCTTCGTCTGTAATGTTCATCTTCAACGAATTCGGGAAAAGTGGACGCGTTGCATGCGTCGGATAGACTGCATATTTTTTCTCTGCTTTATCAACGATCTTGCTTCCCAAAAGCCCACCTGCACCTGTGACTAGAATCCTCCATTCTCTATCCTTCATAAGAAACAGCTTCTACCAATTAACGCGAACCTGCAATTTTTCAGCTTATGTAAGTGGTTTT
Proteins encoded in this region:
- a CDS encoding dTDP-4-dehydrorhamnose 3,5-epimerase family protein; its protein translation is MIEGVVTRQLRLIADERGWLMEVLRSDWELFEKFAQAYVTAAYPEVVKAWHMHKKQTDNIACVKGMVKLVLCDGRKNSKTKGEINEFVIGEKNPLLVKIPPQVWHGFKAIGEETALVMNVPTNLYNYKKPDEHRLPPDTEKIPYDWKLAPWLKHG
- a CDS encoding glucose-1-phosphate thymidylyltransferase → MGKDKIKGIILHGGHGTRLRPLTHTGPKQLIPVANKPMSQYVLEDLRDSGVGEIAIVVGDILPEKVENYYRDGREFGVKTTYIHQKKPGGIAQAVSLTEDFVGDSPFIVYLGDNLLKGKIAEYTKEFRNSNYDAMILLCEVENPRQFGVAEFDKNEKLVKLIEKPKKPPSNYALTGIYFLTPVIFKMIKGLKSSWRGELEITEALQGLLDAGYRVGYKFVTGWWKDTGTVEDILEANQLVLDDLEKKIDGIVEEKSSIQGRVSIGKETVVKRGALVRGPAIIGKNAIIGEHVYIGPYTSIGNNVKIERGEIENSIVMDDCYVEIEGKITDSLVGAGTTLTTNQKSPKGYRLVVGEYSRIVL
- the rfbB gene encoding dTDP-glucose 4,6-dehydratase, giving the protein MRVLVTGGAGFIGSNFTRHMLSNHEDIEIVNFDLLTYAGRLENLQDVKDDSRYRFIHGDIRDRKAVEPLVKEKFDLIINFAAETHVDRSVAEAGSFVLTDAYGTYILLDAARRFEVKRFVQISTDEVYGSIKNGSFKETDILDPSSPYSASKASGDHIALAFHKTYGLPVIVTRSSNNYGPFQYPEKLIPKLILRALHNQPLPIYGDGRQVRDWLYVTDNCAAIDLVAQKGKDGEIYNIASSEELMNIEIVMKILRMLNRSEGLIKHVPDRPGHDRRYSLNITKIGALGWKATFAFSRGLEKTLDWYKSNKWWWNPLLGDRFFKADTPWKSPRAEFRVSS
- the rfbD gene encoding dTDP-4-dehydrorhamnose reductase, which translates into the protein MKDREWRILVTGAGGLLGSKIVDKAEKKYAVYPTHATRPLFPNSLKMNITDEDEVRRVFGKVKPDIVIHTAAETNVDKCESNKDHAFRVNAEGTKIVAETCKEVDARSVYVSTDYVFDGEKGLYVEEDEPNPVNYYGLTKLMGEKYVAELCESFVIVRTSVLYGVHPEKPNFAKWVIATLTEGKPLTVVEDHYNSPTLAENLADVILEIIDKKLEGVYHTAGSERISRYEFALEIAETFNFDAGFIQPIKMSELKAWVAKRPKDSSLCVDKVRKKIDMELLGVAQGLKEMKRNWAKTK